One segment of Syngnathus scovelli strain Florida chromosome 6, RoL_Ssco_1.2, whole genome shotgun sequence DNA contains the following:
- the foxb1a gene encoding forkhead box protein B1a encodes MPRPGRNTYSDQKPPYSYISLTAMAIQSCPEKMLPLSEIYKFIMDRFPYYRENTQRWQNSLRHNLSFNDCFIKIPRRPDQPGKGSFWALHPSCGDMFENGSFLRRRKRFKVLGASDHLAPSKQSDAAHYLQQQAKLRLSALQAATGTHLPQMSTYNLGVSQTSTFKHPFAIENIIAREYKVPGSLAFSTMQSMSAGYPLHNQLTTAWPHMYNSGVMDTAAPISMAPSDYSAYGVPIKSLCHGAQTLPAIPVPIKPTPTSMAGFSALPHHLPAFLSNSPQSLSPTSPQTATSQSSPATPSETLTSPATLQSVAVH; translated from the coding sequence ATGCCTCGTCCGGGGAGAAACACGTACAGCGACCAGAAGCCGCCGTATTCGTACATCTCTCTGACGGCCATGGCCATCCAGAGCTGCCCGGAGAAGATGCTCCCGTTGAGTGAAATCTACAAGTTCATCATGGATCGCTTCCCTTACTACCGAGAAAATACGCAGCGGTGGCAGAACTCGCTGAGGCACAACTTGTCCTTCAACGACTGCTTCATCAAAATCCCCCGGCGCCCCGACCAGCCGGGCAAAGGCAGCTTCTGGGCGCTGCACCCCAGCTGCGGGGACATGTTCGAAAACGGCAGTTTCTTGAGACGTCGCAAACGCTTCAAGGTGCTGGGCGCTTCCGACCACCTGGCCCCCAGCAAGCAGTCCGACGCCGCCCACTACCTCCAGCAGCAGGCCAAGCTGCGGCTGAGCGCGCTGCAGGCGGCCACCGGCACGCACCTGCCCCAGATGTCCACCTACAACTTGGGCGTGTCCCAGACTTCCACCTTCAAGCACCCGTTCGCTATCGAGAACATCATCGCCAGAGAGTATAAAGTCCCCGGGAGCTTGGCCTTCTCCACCATGCAGTCCATGTCGGCCGGCTACCCGCTGCACAACCAGCTCACCACGGCCTGGCCGCACATGTACAACAGCGGCGTGATGGACACGGCGGCGCCCATCTCCATGGCGCCGAGCGACTACAGCGCCTACGGTGTGCCCATAAAGTCGCTGTGTCACGGGGCGCAGACTTTACCGGCCATCCCGGTGCCCATCAAGCCCACGCCCACCTCCATGGCCGGCTTCTCGGCGCTTCCGCACCACCTGCCCGCTTTCCTATCCAACTCGCCGCAGTCCCTGAGCCCGACCTCCCCACAGACTGCCACCAGCCAAAGCAGCCCCGCCACCCCCAGCGAGACGCTCACCAGCCCGGCCACGCTCCAGTCGGTGGCCGTGCACTGA